Below is a genomic region from Anabas testudineus chromosome 13, fAnaTes1.2, whole genome shotgun sequence.
TACATGTAACAGCATCTCACTGATCACACGCTGGATAATAAAACTGAGGATATTGTGCATGttacaatataaacacaaagtGTCATTTATCAACAGtatattttatgtactgtatacacagatatactgtagtttttaataccactgtaaacacactgggTGGCTGTTACACTAGGTTGAGAGTCCCGCCCTGTGGTGTTAATAACATAGCTCATCTTTCTTCCACTGCATTAGCTTGATTAGAgttttcagttaaaaaaaaaacaacaatagcTATGTAGAGGTTGGTGGAAAAATGTCTACTGAATGTTTAATGAGGGAAGGAAAGTGAAAAATGCCGGCAGATACTGGTCTTGGATGAGGTTTAATAACGTTAACAGTGTTATGACTCATATATTCCCTGTGCTCATGCTGAGGGTAAGTGAATACACCCTCCTCACCCTGTTTGACAGTTTCCTCAAGGCGTTCTTGACCTTTCTCCTGTTTCTTCCACTCTGTATGAGCAGGTTAAGCGGTCCCTGTACATCCTTTGAATGTCCGTCACCATGGCTAAGCGCGAGACAGGCAGCACAAGCCCCGTGGTCAGGCAGATAGACAAACAGTTCCTGGTCTGCAGCATCTGTTTGGACCATTATCACAACCCAAAGGTCCTACCCTGCCTGCACACCTTCTGTGAGAAGTAAGCTCTGAATTAATCAATCAAACTTCATTTGTACAGCTCATTTCATACAGTGCACTCTCGAGTGCTTTACTGGATGCTAAGAAGCATAATaagataaaatgataaatagaAAAGGAATGGAAAACAATTAAGACTGCCacaaattatgtattttatagATACaatcagattagattagaaatataaaacatttaaagtcaaattcatagaaattaaaaaaattaagaaacCTTTTTTAGGACAAGATGTACTAGACTTTATGCTTTACATAATATGCTTAGCTGTAAAAGCAAAGAAAgcaaaaagtaaagttttaaagtCAATAGCaagtaatttaatataataaccTTCTGTATTACCTCTGCCtgtgagatatatatatatatatatatatatatatatatatatatatatatatatatatatatatatatatatatatatatatatatatatatatatattctttgcAAAATAGGAATGCTCAAAGAAAATTCAAAATTACATGTAATGACTCTAAATCACACCACCAGCTCTCATCATTGTGGCATTGTGGCAAACAATCATTCTGAACTTGGCCACAAAAAGCCGGCAGCATCCTTTATGACACAGTGTTGTTGGCAACAAGCCCTGATTTCAACGGCTCTGCTGTTCTCAGATGGAGGAGATATCACAGTTATTTAAATAATGAGGGCCTTTATTATGCTTAGTAAACTGTAAGCACCAGAATCGCATTGTTCTCAGAGCAAGTATTAAAAAAGTTCTGCATTTTGACTCCATGCTGACCTTTTAATGAGTGCTATTATGCCACCTCAGCCCACTCACTGATTTCTTTTACATCTTGCCTTTGTTTAGATGTTTACAGAACTACATCCCTCCCCAGTCTCTGACGCTGTCCTGCCcagtgtgcagacagacatccaTCCTGCCAGAGAAGGGTGTGGCAGCCCTGCAGAATAACTTCTTCATCACTAACCTTATGGAGGTCTTACAACGAGACCCAGAATGCAGCCGACCTGAGGCCTGCAATGTCCTTGAGTCGGCCAGTGCAGCTACAGCCTGTCCTCCCCTCTCTTGCCCAAACCACGAGGGCAAGGTAAGTTAAACAAAAGGACACAGGGTTGATTAGACAAAACCAGGTTTGTGAAAAACTGTGTATTATTCCAGTGATtcacataaatatgttttcttataATCAGTGATTTTACAACTAAATTTATCCTCAGAAATGTGATGTTCAGTTGTCTTGCACTCCACTGCACCACCTGCAGGTGATGGAGTTTTACTGCGAGTCATGTGAAACCGCCATGTGTCTGGAGTGTACAGAAGGAGAACACAGGGAACATGTGACCGTTCCTCTGCGGGATGTGCTGGAACAGCATAAGTCAGCGCTTAAAAATCAGCTGGACACTTTGCGCAACAGGTACAAATGTCAGTGCTTTAATCCAGAATGCATAACGGATTATATATggtttaaagtaaagtactgGAACGAATGATAatttcaaagttttatttttggctaACCTTCTCTGCTTTCTTCTGGCAGACTACCTCAGCTGGCGGCCGCCATTGAGCTTGTGAATGAGATCTCCAAGCAGCTTATGGAGCGGAAAAATGAGGCAGTGACTGAAATCAGTAACACTTTTGATGAGCTGGAGAAATCCTTACACCAGCGCAAGACTGCTCTCATTACTGAGGttgaaaacatctgcagcaccaaGCAGAAGGTCAGCggtcttttaatttgaaaatttgCTGTAATGTCCTGTGTTTTAGACCAAGCACCATTGACtgtctgtttcttcctctttggaCATTCTCAGGTGCTTCAAGCCCAGCTGACGTCTTTGCTTCAGGGCAAGGAAAACATTCAAAGCAGTTGCAACTTCACAGAGCAGGCCCTGAGCCACGGTAGTGCCACTGAGGTCCTGTTGGTCCAGAAACAAATGAGTGAGCGTGTCAGTGCCCTGGCGCGACACAACTTTCCCGAGCATCCCCATGAAAATGGACACCTTGAATGCCAAGCAGAGACTGATGGACTGAGACGCTCCATCCAGAATCTGGGAGTCCTGATCACAACAAGTGCTGTAGGCCATACTAGTGTAGCCACCGGTGAAGGCCTGCGACACGCACTGGTCGGCCAGCACACCACCGTCACAGTcacaacaaaagataaaaatggaGAACTGGTGAAGACTGGTAACGCTGTTATAAGGGCAGAGAttgtctctggagatggagCGTGCACTGAAGCTGAGGTGGTAGACAACAAAAATGGCACCTATGAGGTTGGATATGTCATCCGCTCGGAGGGAGAATACACCTTCTCTTTGCTGCTATATGAACAGCCTGTGAGGGGGAGTCCGTTCCGTTTGCGTGCTGTCAAACCGTCAGATGTCTTGCAGTC
It encodes:
- the LOC113173112 gene encoding tripartite motif-containing protein 3-like, producing the protein MSVTMAKRETGSTSPVVRQIDKQFLVCSICLDHYHNPKVLPCLHTFCEKCLQNYIPPQSLTLSCPVCRQTSILPEKGVAALQNNFFITNLMEVLQRDPECSRPEACNVLESASAATACPPLSCPNHEGKVMEFYCESCETAMCLECTEGEHREHVTVPLRDVLEQHKSALKNQLDTLRNRLPQLAAAIELVNEISKQLMERKNEAVTEISNTFDELEKSLHQRKTALITEVENICSTKQKVLQAQLTSLLQGKENIQSSCNFTEQALSHGSATEVLLVQKQMSERVSALARHNFPEHPHENGHLECQAETDGLRRSIQNLGVLITTSAVGHTSVATGEGLRHALVGQHTTVTVTTKDKNGELVKTGNAVIRAEIVSGDGACTEAEVVDNKNGTYEVGYVIRSEGEYTFSLLLYEQPVRGSPFRLRAVKPSDVLQSPDDVKRRVKSPSGGGGHVRQKAVRRPSSMYSTTKKKENPIEDEMIYRVGTRGRDKGEFTNLQGISTSSNGRIVVADSNNQCIQVFSNDGQFKMRFGVRGRSPGQLQRPTGVTVDMNGDIIVADYDNRWISIFSSDGKFKNKIGAGRLMGPKGVAVDRNGHIITVDNKACCVFIFQSNGKLVTKFGARGTSDRHFAEKGDANISLEQKLSKSGPVFSPHFVAINNKNEIVVTDFHNHSVKVYSADGEFLFKFGSHGEGNGQFNAPTGVAVDTNGNIIVADWGNSRIQVFDSSGSFLSYINTSADPLYGPQGLALTSDGHVVVADSGNHCFKVYRYLQ